One window of the Epinephelus moara isolate mb chromosome 24, YSFRI_EMoa_1.0, whole genome shotgun sequence genome contains the following:
- the brk1 gene encoding probable protein BRICK1 gives MAGQEDPVQREIHQDWANREYIEVITSSIKKIADFLNSFDMSCRSRLATLNEKLTALERRIEYIEARVTKGETLT, from the exons ATGGCTGGCCAGGAAGACCCAGTGCAGAGAGAGATTCACCAAGACTGGGCGAATCGAGAGTACATAGAAGTTATTACGAGCAGCATCAAAAAAATCGCCGACTTTCTAAACTCGTTTG ATATGTCGTGTCGGTCCCGCTTGGCCACCCTCAATGAGAAGCTGACAGCGCTGGAGAGGAGGATTGAATATATTGAGGCGAGA GTGACGAAAGGAGAGACCTTGACCTAG